The proteins below come from a single Drosophila teissieri strain GT53w chromosome 3L, Prin_Dtei_1.1, whole genome shotgun sequence genomic window:
- the LOC122616046 gene encoding 60S ribosomal protein L10, producing MFLPFLVCFVGRGVKMGRRPARCYRYCKNKPYPKSRFCRGVPDPKIRIFDLGRKKATVEDFPLCVHLVSDEYEQLSSEALEAGRICCNKYLVKYCGKDQFHIRMRLHPFHVIRINKMLSCAGADRLQTGMRGAFGKPQGTVARVRIGQPIMSVRSSDRYKAQVIEALRRAKFKFPGRQKIYVSKKWGFTKYERERYEELRDDNRLEQDGCNVKYRPEHGPIAAWEKAQRDVYA from the exons ATGTTTCTTCCTTTTCTCGTGTGCTTCGTTGGAAGAG GAGTCAAAATGGGACGACGACCAGCAAGATG CTACCGCTATTGTAAAAATAAGCCGTACCCTAAATCTCGATTTTGTCGTGGTGTCCCCGACCCCAAAATTCGTATATTTGATTTGGGAAGGAAAAAAGCTACTGTAGAGGATTTTCCTCTTTGTGTTCATTTGGTTTCTGATGAATATGAACAGCTGAGTAGTGAAGCTTTGGAAGCTGGACGCATTTGTTGCAACAAGTACTTGGTAAAGTACTGCGGTAAGGACCAGTTCCACATTCGAATGCGGCTGCATCCATTCCACGTCATTCGTATCAACAAAATGTTGTCGTGCGCTGGAGCTGATAG GCTTCAAACTGGAATGCGTGGAGCGTTTGGAAAGCCGCAGGGTACAGTTGCTCGAGTTCGTATTGGTCAACCCATTATGTCTGTCCGCTCTAGCGATCGTTACAAGGCTCAAGTTATTGAAGCTTTGAGGCGTGCAAAGTTTAAGTTCCCTGGACGTCAGAAG atcTATGTTTCAAAGAAGTGGGGTTTCACAAAATACGAACGTGAGCGTTATGAAGAACTGCGCGATGACAACCGCCTTGAGCAAGATGGTTGCAATGTGAAATACCGCCCAGAGCATGGCCCAATTGCAGCTTGGGAAAAAGCTCAGCGTGATGTTTATGCTTAA